Proteins encoded in a region of the Takifugu flavidus isolate HTHZ2018 chromosome 10, ASM371156v2, whole genome shotgun sequence genome:
- the pou2f2a gene encoding POU domain, class 2, transcription factor 2 isoform X8 has translation MFVPLPVPFVFQRTAPDLNAWRLKSPLALRSNSDIRMSKSAEMEKTGANSPLEGADSERNGPESNHQVQAMKLSPFPLSPNLNSSNKNKMEECGEMSPSLPLSHGPTPSQTALQHTQLMLTSSQLAGLTALLPAQQQLLLQQAQAQLLAAAVQQSNAAHAAHAAHAAAQANQQAQAAAATNHHAQQQQQQQQQGGQTGQQAQSQAQGQGHNAQEQKTQSVPVPPPPPQLTLSQPIQLTAQDIQQLLQLQQLVLVPGHPLPSPAQFLLPQAQQGQQGLLSTPNLIPLPQQNQGSLLSAPGRMGLQSQRDKSAEVSSGGGMTTVSTVTSHPEEPSDLEELEQFARTFKQRRIKLGFTQGDVGLAMGKLYGNDFSQTTISRFEALNLSFKNMCKLKPLLEKWLNDAETMSIDSTLPSPSSLSSPTLGFDGIPGRRRKKRTSIETNVRVALERAFMTQNQKPTSEEIMLIAEQLNMEKEVIRVWFCNRRQKEKRINPSSATPPLPSQPPSAPATHKPPCYSPHMMSSQLPQAVTSLSSTTATTMSSVCPLTSSLASTHPSLSSAPSPVTPPPPPRSTASPATPSHSALSLNTGPSSQWWPAASFQS, from the exons ATATCAGGATGTCAAAGTcagcagagatggagaaaaCAGGGGCGAACTCCCCGTTGGAGGGCGCAG ATTCAGAGCGGAATGGACCTGAATCAAATCACCAG GTTCAGGCAATGAAACTCAGCCCCTTTCCTCTGTCACCAAACCTGAACAGCAGCAACAAG AATAAGATGGAGGAATGTGGTGAGATGTCCCCATCCCTTCCTCTGTCTCACGGACCGACCCCTTCACAGACAGcgctgcagcacacacagctCATGCTAACCAGCTCCCAGCTAGCAGGG ttgACGGCTTTGTTGccggcgcagcagcagctgctgctgcagcaggctcAGGCGCAGCTCCTGGCTGCGGCCGTGCAGCAGTCGAACGCAGCCCACGCCGCTCACGCCGCCCATGCAGCTGCCCAAGCCAATCAGCAAGCTCAGGCCGCTGCAGCAACAAACCATcacgcccagcagcagcagcagcagcagcagcagggggggcaGACAGGGCAGCAGGCCCAGTCGCAGGCCCAAGGACAGGGACACAACGCGCAGGAACAGAAGACCCAAAGTGTCCCtgtcccgccgccgccgccgcagcttACGCTCTCGCAGCCGATTCAGCTCACTGCCCAG GACATTCAACagttgctgcagctccagcagctggtgctggtgccTGGTCACCCGCTACCATCTCCTGCCCAGTTCCTCCTCCCACAGGCACAGCAGGGCCAGCAAG GACTCCTCTCAACACCAAATCTTATTCCGCTACCTCAGCAAAACCAGGGGAGCCTGCTGTCGGCTCCTGGCAGAATGGGACTCCAATCACAG CGAGACAAGAGCGCGGAGGTGAGCAGCGGTGGCGGCATGACGACGGTGTCCACGGTGACTTCGCACCCGGAGGAACCCAgtgacctggaggagctggaacagTTTGCCCGCACTTTCAAACAGAGACGCATCAAACTGGGCTTCACGCAG GGAGACGTAGGCTTGGCTATGGGAAAGCTGTACGGCAACGATTTCAGTCAGACTACAATCTCCCGTTTTGAAGCCCTCAACCTGAGCTTTAAGAACATGTGCAAGTTAAAGCCACTGCTGGAGAAGTGGCTCAACGATGCAG agaccATGTCTATAGACAGCACCCTGCCAAGCCCCAGCTCTCTGTCCTCGCCCACTTTAGGCTTCGATGGGATTCCCGGTCGCCGCAGAAAGAAGAGAACCAGCATTGAAACGAATGTACGTGTGGCCCTGGAACGCGCTTTCATGACG cagaaccagaagcCTACCTCAGAGGAGATCATGCTGATCGCCGAGCAGCTCAAcatggagaaggaggtgatCCGGGTCTGGTTCTGCAACCGCCGGCAGAAAGAGAAACGCATCAATCCCAGCAGTGCCACCCCTCCCCTTCCCAGCCAGCCCCCGTCTGCCCCGGCAACGCACAAGCCCCCCTGCTACAGCCCCCACATG ATGTCCAGTCAGCTGCCGCAGGCCGTGACCAGTCTGAGCAGCACAACAGCCACCACCATGTCCTCCGTCTGCCCCCTGACTTCCAGCCTggcctccacccacccctccctcagcTCTGCCCCGTCCCCGGTgactcccccccctcctccccgcaGCACGGCCAGCCCAGCCACCCCCAGCCACAGCGCGCTCAGCCTCAACACGGG ccCTAGCAGCCAGTGGTGGCCAGCTGCCTCTTTCCAGTCTTGA